One Paraburkholderia kururiensis DNA window includes the following coding sequences:
- a CDS encoding isovaleryl-CoA dehydrogenase → MDAQAFGKTHDVTNQVPPLADYNLFTSDAALVAAVEREGAGWHTEALTRDGAALTTPDVLALADLANRHTPELSTHSPRGERIDALEFHPSWHTLLALLRREGLHALPFSDPQRGAMAARCAGYFLHAQLESGSLCPLTMTFASIPVLQREPALFETLRAPLYSRDHDTRDLPYTQKRSMMIGMGMTEKQGGSDVRTNRTEAHALGGSGGRGGEYRLVGHKWFFSAPQCDAHLVLARTGDHEGLSCFFVPRFAPDGTKNAVQVQRLKNKLGNRSNASSEVEFLNAWGVMVGDEGRGVPTIIEMANYTRLDCVIGSAALMRAALVQAIHHARHRTAFGRHLADQPLMQNVLADLALESEAATVLFMRLARAFEDAASTPEARAWRRIVTPAAKFWVCKRTLEFTGEAMEVWGGNGYVEEGPMARFYREAPVNSIWEGSGNVMCLDVLRAMEREADAAQALFAAWRDDAQGHPALGAALVNLLATHQGDPATREASARRIAQQLVLIAQAVLLVRHAPAHVADAFIATRLAGAADGAGHGAASSGRVYGTLPATFDHAALVARAFPA, encoded by the coding sequence ATGGACGCGCAGGCCTTCGGCAAGACGCACGACGTGACCAACCAGGTGCCGCCGCTTGCGGACTACAACCTGTTCACGAGCGACGCAGCGCTGGTTGCCGCCGTGGAGCGCGAAGGTGCCGGCTGGCACACCGAGGCGCTCACGCGCGACGGCGCCGCGTTAACCACACCCGACGTGCTCGCCCTCGCCGATCTGGCCAACCGCCACACGCCGGAACTCTCCACGCACAGCCCGCGCGGCGAACGCATCGACGCGCTCGAATTCCATCCGTCCTGGCACACGCTGCTCGCGCTGCTGCGTCGCGAGGGGCTGCACGCGCTGCCGTTTTCGGACCCTCAACGCGGCGCCATGGCCGCACGCTGCGCGGGCTACTTCCTGCACGCGCAGCTGGAGTCGGGCTCGCTGTGTCCGCTCACCATGACCTTCGCGAGCATCCCCGTCCTGCAACGCGAGCCCGCGCTTTTCGAGACCCTGCGTGCGCCGCTCTATTCGCGCGACCACGACACACGCGACCTGCCCTACACACAAAAGCGCTCGATGATGATCGGCATGGGCATGACCGAAAAACAGGGCGGCTCGGACGTGCGCACGAACCGCACCGAAGCGCACGCACTGGGCGGCAGCGGCGGACGCGGCGGCGAGTACCGGCTCGTCGGTCACAAGTGGTTCTTTTCGGCGCCGCAGTGCGACGCGCATCTGGTGCTCGCGCGCACCGGCGATCACGAAGGGCTCTCGTGTTTCTTCGTGCCGCGCTTCGCACCGGATGGCACGAAGAACGCCGTGCAGGTGCAGCGGCTCAAGAACAAGCTCGGCAACCGGTCGAATGCGAGCAGCGAAGTGGAATTCCTGAACGCGTGGGGCGTGATGGTGGGCGACGAAGGACGCGGCGTGCCCACCATCATCGAAATGGCGAACTACACGCGGCTCGATTGCGTGATCGGCAGCGCCGCGCTCATGCGCGCGGCGCTCGTGCAGGCCATTCACCACGCGCGGCACCGCACGGCGTTCGGCCGGCATCTGGCCGACCAGCCGCTCATGCAGAACGTGCTGGCCGACCTCGCGCTCGAATCCGAAGCGGCCACCGTGCTCTTCATGCGCCTCGCGCGCGCGTTCGAAGACGCCGCGAGTACGCCCGAAGCGCGCGCGTGGCGCCGCATCGTGACGCCCGCCGCGAAGTTCTGGGTCTGCAAGCGCACGCTCGAATTCACGGGCGAAGCGATGGAGGTGTGGGGCGGCAACGGCTACGTCGAAGAAGGCCCGATGGCGCGCTTCTATCGCGAGGCGCCGGTGAACTCCATCTGGGAAGGCTCGGGCAACGTGATGTGCCTCGACGTGCTGCGCGCCATGGAACGCGAAGCCGACGCGGCCCAGGCGCTCTTCGCCGCATGGCGCGACGACGCGCAGGGGCACCCGGCGCTGGGCGCGGCGCTCGTCAACCTGCTCGCCACGCATCAGGGCGACCCTGCCACGCGCGAGGCCAGCGCGCGACGCATCGCCCAGCAGCTCGTGCTGATCGCGCAGGCCGTGCTGCTCGTGCGCCACGCGCCGGCACACGTGGCCGATGCCTTCATCGCGACGCGCCTTGCCGGCGCAGCGGACGGTGCAGGCCACGGCGCAGCAAGCAGCGGTCGCGTCTACGGCACGCTGCCGGCCACGTTCGATCACGCGGCGCTCGTCGCTCGCGCGTTTCCGGCATGA
- a CDS encoding LrgB family protein, whose protein sequence is MSTFSGTFYASLFADDASRLIAAGCFVLTVVLYFASKWLYARFPKPWLTPLLTVPAVLAAIVLVLHIPYPVYFQDTRWLMWLLGPATVAFAVPIYEYRDLLKRHWISLAVGVTVGIVVAVGGSLTLAKLLHLSPELQRSLMTRSVSTPFALAVSDKIHAPKDLTALFVIATGVCGMLFGELVLALVPLRTRLARGALFGAAAHGVGTAKARELGSEEGVVASLTMMIAGVTMVLLVPLLELLPI, encoded by the coding sequence ATGAGCACCTTCTCGGGCACGTTCTACGCCTCCCTCTTCGCGGACGACGCCTCGCGGCTCATCGCGGCGGGCTGCTTCGTGCTGACGGTGGTGCTCTATTTCGCGTCGAAGTGGCTCTACGCGCGCTTTCCGAAGCCGTGGCTCACGCCGCTCCTCACCGTGCCGGCGGTGCTCGCGGCCATCGTGCTGGTGCTGCACATTCCTTACCCCGTGTACTTTCAGGACACGCGCTGGCTGATGTGGCTGCTGGGCCCCGCCACGGTGGCCTTCGCGGTGCCGATCTACGAGTACCGTGACCTGCTGAAGCGCCACTGGATTTCGCTCGCGGTGGGCGTGACGGTGGGCATCGTCGTGGCCGTGGGCGGGTCGCTCACGCTGGCCAAGCTGCTGCATCTGTCGCCGGAATTGCAGCGCAGTCTGATGACGCGTTCCGTTTCCACGCCGTTTGCGCTGGCCGTTTCCGACAAGATTCACGCGCCGAAGGACCTCACGGCGCTCTTCGTAATCGCCACGGGCGTTTGCGGCATGCTGTTCGGCGAACTCGTGCTGGCGCTCGTGCCGCTCAGAACGCGCCTGGCGCGCGGCGCGCTGTTCGGCGCGGCGGCCCATGGCGTGGGTACGGCGAAGGCGCGCGAGCTGGGCAGCGAAGAAGGCGTGGTGGCGAGCCTCACCATGATGATCGCGGGCGTGACGATGGTGCTGCTCGTGCCGCTGCTCGAACTGCTGCCCATCTGA
- a CDS encoding GMC family oxidoreductase translates to MEFDYIIAGAGSGGCALASRLADLCPDATIALVEAGPHTEHNLFVNMPVGVAAAVPFRMKTNYGYETTPQPGLAGRRGYQPRGRGFGGSSAINAMIYTRGHPLDYDEWAQLGCEGWSWQDVLPYFRRAEGNERGANAWHGADGPLTVSDLRFRNPFSHRFLKAAIEAGFTPNDDFNGPVQEGVGFYQVTQRDGRRCSVARAYVYDRAQPNLTTIADAAVLRVTFDGRRATGIEVARDGRIERLTARAEVVLAAGAFNSPQLLMCSGIGPGAHLQSLGVPVLYDAPEVGRNLIDHIDFTLNKRVWSSETTGFSLRGFAKMVPAFFTFMREGRGMLTSNVAEAGGFIKSRPGLDRPDLQLHFCTAIVDDHNRHMHWGHGYSLHVCVLRPASRGTVTLASPDARVAPVIDPQFLSDPRDLDLLVEGAKLARRIVEAPSLASAGGKELYTKPGQTDAELREVIARRADTIYHPVATCRMGGDARSVVDPQLRVRGVEGLRVVDASVMPTLIGGNTNAPTVMVGERAAEFIAAARRAQPAAVLGVAA, encoded by the coding sequence ATGGAGTTCGACTACATCATCGCCGGGGCGGGTTCCGGCGGCTGCGCGCTGGCGAGCCGCCTCGCCGATCTCTGTCCCGATGCGACCATCGCACTCGTGGAGGCCGGTCCGCACACGGAGCACAACCTCTTCGTCAACATGCCGGTGGGCGTGGCGGCCGCGGTGCCGTTCCGCATGAAGACCAACTACGGTTACGAGACGACGCCGCAGCCCGGACTCGCCGGGCGTCGCGGCTATCAGCCGCGCGGCCGGGGCTTCGGCGGGTCGAGCGCGATCAACGCGATGATCTACACGCGCGGGCATCCGCTGGACTACGACGAGTGGGCCCAACTGGGGTGCGAAGGCTGGTCGTGGCAGGACGTGCTGCCGTACTTTCGCCGCGCCGAAGGCAACGAGCGCGGCGCGAACGCGTGGCATGGCGCCGATGGGCCGCTCACCGTGTCGGACCTGCGCTTTCGCAATCCGTTTTCGCACCGCTTTTTGAAGGCCGCCATCGAGGCGGGCTTCACGCCGAACGACGACTTCAACGGCCCCGTGCAGGAAGGCGTGGGCTTCTATCAGGTGACGCAGCGCGACGGCCGGCGTTGCAGCGTGGCGCGTGCCTACGTCTACGACCGCGCGCAGCCCAACCTCACCACCATCGCGGACGCCGCCGTGCTGCGCGTCACCTTCGACGGGCGCCGTGCAACCGGCATCGAAGTGGCGCGCGACGGCCGTATCGAGCGGCTCACGGCGCGCGCCGAAGTGGTGCTCGCGGCGGGCGCATTCAACTCGCCGCAACTGCTGATGTGCTCGGGCATCGGGCCGGGCGCGCATCTTCAGTCGCTCGGGGTGCCGGTGCTCTACGACGCGCCGGAGGTGGGCCGCAATCTGATCGACCACATCGACTTCACGCTCAACAAGCGCGTGTGGTCCAGCGAGACGACGGGCTTCTCGCTGCGCGGCTTCGCGAAGATGGTGCCCGCGTTCTTCACCTTCATGCGCGAAGGGCGGGGCATGCTGACGAGCAACGTGGCCGAGGCGGGCGGCTTCATCAAGAGTCGGCCTGGGCTGGATCGGCCGGACCTGCAACTGCATTTCTGCACGGCTATCGTGGACGACCACAACCGCCACATGCACTGGGGGCACGGCTACTCGCTGCACGTCTGCGTGCTGCGTCCCGCGAGCCGCGGCACCGTGACGCTGGCGAGTCCGGATGCGCGCGTGGCGCCCGTGATCGATCCGCAATTCCTGTCGGACCCGCGCGATCTCGATCTGCTCGTGGAAGGCGCGAAGCTGGCGCGGCGCATCGTGGAGGCGCCGTCGCTGGCGAGTGCAGGTGGCAAGGAGCTGTACACGAAGCCGGGCCAGACCGACGCCGAGTTGCGCGAGGTCATCGCGCGCCGGGCGGACACCATCTATCACCCCGTGGCCACGTGCCGGATGGGCGGCGATGCGCGCTCCGTCGTGGACCCGCAGTTGCGTGTACGCGGCGTGGAGGGGCTGCGTGTGGTGGATGCCTCCGTGATGCCGACGCTCATTGGCGGCAATACGAATGCGCCGACGGTCATGGTGGGCGAGCGCGCTGCCGAATTCATCGCGGCGGCGCGTCGCGCACAGCCCGCGGCGGTGCTGGGCGTGGCGGCTTGA
- the ahcY gene encoding adenosylhomocysteinase, whose product MNAAVFESNPSQDYLVADLSLAAWGRKELNIAETEMPGLVQIRDEYKAQQPLKGARIAGSLHMTIQTGVLIETLKALGADVRWASCNIFSTQDHAAAAIAEGGTPVFAFKGESLDEYWEFTHRIFEWPNGEFANMILDDGGDATLLLILGSKAEKDRSVIAKPTNEEEVALYNAIARHLDADPTWYSTRLAHIKGVTEETTTGVHRLYQMEKEGRLPFPAINVNDSVTKSKFDNLYGCRESLVDGIKRATDVMIAGKIAVVAGYGDVGKGCAQSLRGLGATVWVTEIDPICALQAAMEGYRVVTMEYAADKADIFVTATGNYHVINHDHMKAMRHNAIVCNIGHFDSEIDVASTRQYQWENIKPQVDHIIFPDGKRVILLAEGRLVNLGCATGHPSFVMSNSFTNQTLAQIELFTRGAQYENKVYVLPKHLDEKVARLHLARIGANLTELSDDQAKYIGVEKTGPFKPNHYRY is encoded by the coding sequence ATGAACGCCGCAGTCTTCGAATCGAACCCGTCCCAGGATTACCTCGTTGCCGACCTCTCGCTTGCCGCGTGGGGCCGCAAGGAACTCAACATCGCCGAGACCGAAATGCCCGGCCTCGTGCAGATTCGCGACGAATACAAGGCGCAGCAGCCGCTGAAGGGCGCGCGCATTGCGGGCTCGCTGCACATGACCATCCAGACCGGCGTGCTGATCGAGACGCTCAAGGCGCTCGGCGCCGACGTACGCTGGGCCTCGTGCAACATCTTCTCGACCCAGGACCACGCTGCCGCGGCCATCGCCGAGGGCGGCACGCCGGTGTTCGCGTTCAAGGGCGAATCGCTCGACGAATACTGGGAATTCACGCACCGCATCTTCGAATGGCCGAACGGCGAGTTCGCCAACATGATCCTGGACGACGGCGGCGATGCCACGCTGCTGCTGATCCTGGGCTCGAAGGCGGAGAAGGACCGTTCGGTCATCGCCAAGCCCACCAACGAGGAAGAAGTCGCGCTGTACAACGCGATCGCGCGCCACCTCGACGCCGACCCGACGTGGTACTCCACGCGCCTCGCGCACATCAAGGGCGTGACCGAAGAGACCACGACCGGCGTGCACCGCCTGTACCAGATGGAGAAGGAAGGCCGTTTGCCGTTCCCGGCCATCAACGTCAACGACTCGGTCACGAAGTCGAAGTTCGACAACCTGTACGGCTGCCGCGAGTCGCTCGTGGACGGCATCAAGCGCGCCACCGACGTGATGATCGCCGGCAAGATCGCCGTGGTGGCGGGCTACGGCGACGTGGGCAAGGGCTGCGCGCAATCGCTGCGCGGTCTGGGCGCCACGGTGTGGGTCACGGAAATCGATCCGATCTGCGCGCTGCAGGCGGCGATGGAAGGCTACCGCGTCGTGACGATGGAATACGCCGCCGACAAGGCCGACATCTTCGTCACCGCCACCGGCAACTACCACGTCATCAACCACGATCACATGAAGGCGATGCGCCACAACGCGATCGTCTGCAACATCGGTCACTTCGACTCGGAAATCGACGTTGCGTCCACGCGCCAGTACCAGTGGGAAAACATCAAGCCGCAGGTGGACCACATCATCTTCCCGGACGGCAAGCGCGTGATCCTGCTGGCTGAAGGCCGCCTTGTGAACCTGGGCTGCGCGACGGGCCACCCGTCGTTCGTGATGTCGAACTCGTTCACGAACCAGACGCTCGCGCAGATCGAACTGTTCACGCGCGGCGCGCAGTACGAGAACAAGGTGTACGTGCTGCCGAAGCATCTGGACGAGAAGGTGGCGCGCCTGCATCTGGCGCGCATCGGCGCGAACCTCACCGAGCTTTCAGACGACCAGGCGAAGTACATCGGCGTCGAGAAGACGGGTCCGTTCAAGCCGAACCACTACCGCTACTAA
- a CDS encoding CidA/LrgA family protein, with protein MTAHRSSAVTSEARSAGLMRVARIAVQSAGLAGMWFAADFTVRALGLPVPGGVVGLVVLLVLLFSGGIAPRWVKAGADWLLGDMLLFFIPAAVAAVQYGGLFREDGWRLALVVMAGTLMVMVAVAVAVDLAARFERRLALRRALTARALARV; from the coding sequence ATGACTGCTCACCGTTCATCCGCTGTTACCTCCGAAGCTCGCTCTGCCGGCTTGATGCGCGTCGCGCGCATCGCCGTGCAATCGGCCGGCCTGGCAGGCATGTGGTTCGCGGCAGATTTCACGGTGCGTGCGCTCGGCCTGCCGGTGCCGGGCGGCGTGGTGGGCCTCGTCGTGCTGCTCGTGCTGCTGTTCTCCGGCGGCATTGCGCCGCGCTGGGTGAAGGCGGGCGCGGACTGGCTGCTCGGCGACATGCTGCTGTTCTTCATTCCGGCCGCGGTGGCCGCCGTGCAGTACGGCGGGCTCTTTCGCGAAGACGGCTGGCGCCTCGCGCTCGTCGTGATGGCGGGCACGCTGATGGTGATGGTGGCCGTGGCCGTTGCCGTGGATCTGGCGGCGCGCTTCGAACGCCGCCTCGCGCTGCGGCGCGCGCTGACGGCGCGCGCATTGGCCCGCGTCTGA
- a CDS encoding phage holin family protein, translating into MTVLLTWLINALALLIITWLVPSIHIRSFGTALIVAIVLGLINALLRPVLILLTLPVTILTLGLFILVVNALCFWLAASLLKGFEVSGFWSAFFGSILYSIISWLLSALVFGNRSLG; encoded by the coding sequence ATGACCGTGCTGCTGACCTGGCTGATCAACGCGCTCGCACTGCTGATCATCACGTGGCTCGTGCCGTCGATTCATATTCGCAGCTTCGGCACGGCGCTGATCGTCGCGATCGTGCTGGGCCTCATCAATGCGCTGCTGCGTCCGGTGCTGATCCTGCTCACGCTGCCCGTCACCATCCTGACGCTCGGCCTCTTCATCCTCGTCGTGAATGCGCTTTGCTTCTGGCTCGCGGCGTCGCTGTTGAAGGGTTTCGAGGTTTCGGGGTTCTGGTCGGCATTCTTCGGCTCGATTCTCTACAGCATCATTTCGTGGTTGCTCTCGGCGCTCGTTTTCGGCAACCGCAGCCTCGGCTGA
- a CDS encoding LysR family transcriptional regulator has translation MELRALRYFVEVVRQQSFTAAAELMFVTQPTISKMVKSLEDEIGSPLLLRDGRQMVLTDAGRIVYQRGQDVLAAHAQLQAELKDLGTLGRGQLTIGIPPMGGSLFTPAIAAFRQRYPKVELKLFEQGSRAIEAALIAGELELGGVLQPVNPEIFDVLPLTHELLWLVARRGSRWDSAQAVSLADLAGESFVFYGESLALNDVVLNACAKAGFTPAIVGRSGHWDFMAALVLAGVGVALLPAPYCRRLDVTRFTCLPVTDPQIPWDMAVGWRRNGYLSNAARAWLDVARETLPGVAGSDFMQIHGLDPTGSIAGS, from the coding sequence GTGGAACTGCGCGCCCTTCGCTATTTCGTCGAGGTTGTCCGCCAGCAAAGCTTCACCGCCGCCGCGGAACTCATGTTCGTGACGCAGCCCACCATCAGCAAAATGGTGAAGTCGCTGGAGGACGAGATCGGCTCGCCGCTGCTCCTGCGCGACGGCCGCCAGATGGTGCTCACCGACGCCGGCCGCATCGTCTACCAGCGCGGTCAGGACGTGCTCGCCGCGCACGCGCAGTTGCAGGCCGAATTGAAGGACCTGGGCACGCTGGGGCGCGGCCAGCTCACCATCGGCATTCCGCCGATGGGCGGCTCGCTCTTCACGCCCGCCATCGCCGCATTCCGGCAGCGCTACCCGAAGGTGGAACTGAAACTGTTCGAACAGGGCTCGCGCGCCATCGAGGCCGCGCTGATCGCGGGTGAACTGGAACTGGGCGGCGTGCTGCAACCCGTGAACCCTGAAATCTTCGACGTGCTGCCCCTCACGCACGAACTGCTCTGGCTCGTGGCGCGCCGCGGCTCGCGCTGGGACAGCGCGCAGGCGGTGTCGCTCGCCGATCTGGCGGGCGAGTCGTTCGTGTTCTACGGCGAGAGCCTCGCGCTCAACGACGTCGTGCTGAACGCGTGCGCCAAGGCAGGTTTCACGCCGGCCATCGTCGGACGCAGCGGGCATTGGGACTTCATGGCCGCGCTCGTGCTGGCGGGCGTGGGCGTCGCGCTGCTGCCGGCGCCCTACTGCCGGCGGCTGGACGTCACGCGCTTCACGTGCCTGCCCGTCACCGACCCGCAGATTCCCTGGGACATGGCCGTAGGCTGGCGGCGCAACGGCTATCTATCGAATGCGGCGCGCGCCTGGCTCGACGTGGCGCGCGAAACGCTGCCCGGCGTGGCGGGCAGCGACTTCATGCAGATTCACGGATTGGACCCGACGGGCAGCATCGCCGGAAGTTGA
- the metF gene encoding methylenetetrahydrofolate reductase [NAD(P)H]: MNPIELSFEFFPPKTQEGVEKLRATRAQLVPLKPKFVSVTFGAGGSTQQGTLDTVLDIAKDGIEAAPHLSCIGSSKESLRAILNRYRESGIRHIVALRGDLPSGMGEVGELRYASELVSFIRNETGDWFRIEVAAYPEYHPQSRSPRQDMENFARKVKAGANSAITQYFFNADAYFRFVDDVRKLGVDVPIVPGIMPITNFSQLTRFSEMCGAEIPRWVARRLESFGDDREAIRAFGLDVVTDLCRRLVDAGVPGLHFYTLNAATASKAICERLGL, encoded by the coding sequence ATGAATCCGATCGAACTTTCATTTGAATTCTTCCCGCCGAAGACGCAGGAAGGCGTGGAAAAGCTGCGCGCCACGCGTGCGCAGCTTGTGCCGCTCAAGCCGAAATTCGTCTCCGTGACGTTCGGCGCGGGCGGCTCCACGCAGCAGGGCACGCTCGACACGGTGCTCGATATCGCGAAGGACGGCATCGAAGCCGCCCCGCACCTGTCTTGCATCGGCTCCTCGAAAGAGAGCCTGCGCGCCATTCTCAACCGCTACCGCGAGAGCGGCATCCGCCACATCGTGGCGCTGCGCGGCGACCTGCCTTCGGGCATGGGCGAAGTGGGCGAGCTGCGCTACGCCTCTGAGCTGGTGAGCTTCATCCGCAACGAAACCGGCGACTGGTTCCGCATCGAAGTAGCCGCGTATCCCGAATACCATCCGCAGTCGCGCTCGCCGCGCCAGGACATGGAAAACTTCGCGCGCAAGGTGAAGGCCGGCGCGAATTCGGCGATCACGCAGTACTTCTTCAACGCGGACGCCTATTTCCGTTTCGTGGACGACGTGCGCAAGCTCGGCGTGGACGTGCCCATCGTGCCCGGCATCATGCCGATCACGAACTTCTCGCAGCTCACGCGTTTTTCGGAAATGTGCGGCGCCGAGATTCCGCGCTGGGTGGCGCGCCGTCTGGAAAGCTTCGGCGACGACCGCGAGGCGATCCGCGCGTTCGGTCTCGACGTGGTGACGGACCTGTGCCGCCGCCTCGTGGATGCGGGCGTGCCCGGCCTGCATTTCTATACCCTCAACGCCGCCACCGCCAGCAAGGCGATCTGCGAGCGGCTCGGGCTGTAA
- a CDS encoding ABC transporter substrate-binding protein: MKQNNLLRTARLTMLAAVAAASMAGAQLANAADIPNKTLVYCSEGSPAGFDPAQYTTGVDFTANTFTVYNRLVEFERGGTKVEPGLAEKWDVSPDGKTYTFHLRKGVKFQTTSFFKPTREFNADDVVFTFERMLDPNQPFHKAYPVQFPYFTDMGLDKLIAKIEKVDPYTVRFTLNEVNAPFIQNMAMEFASILSAEYADQLLKAGKAADINQYPVGTGPFIFRSYTKDATIRFDGNPDYWKPGAVKISKLIFSITPDASVRVQKLKRNECQVMSYPRPADIAPLKAESGIAMPSQPGFNLGYLAYNVEHKPLDKVEVREALDMAINKKAIIDSVYQGAGQAATNPMPPTQWSYDKNLKAASYDPEKAKALLAKAGYPNGFEITLWAMPVQRPYNPNGKLMGEMIQADWAKIGVKAKIVTYEWGEYIKRAHAGEQDSMLIGWTGDNGDPDNWLGTLLGCSAINGNNFSRWCYKPFDELVQKGRETTSQAERTKLYTQAQQIFAQQLPFSPIAHSTVYQPVSKKVTDMRIDPLGYARFDGVGVQ, translated from the coding sequence ATGAAGCAAAACAACCTGTTGCGCACGGCGCGGCTCACCATGCTGGCAGCCGTCGCAGCGGCATCGATGGCGGGCGCCCAACTGGCGAACGCCGCCGATATTCCCAACAAGACCCTCGTCTACTGCTCAGAAGGCAGTCCCGCGGGCTTCGATCCGGCGCAGTACACCACGGGCGTCGACTTCACGGCGAACACCTTCACCGTCTATAACCGTCTCGTGGAATTCGAGCGCGGCGGCACGAAGGTCGAGCCGGGCCTCGCCGAAAAATGGGACGTCTCGCCGGACGGCAAGACCTACACGTTCCACCTGCGCAAAGGCGTGAAGTTCCAGACCACGTCGTTCTTCAAGCCGACGCGCGAATTCAACGCCGACGACGTCGTCTTCACCTTCGAGCGCATGCTCGATCCGAACCAGCCGTTCCACAAGGCGTACCCGGTGCAGTTCCCGTACTTCACCGACATGGGCCTCGACAAGCTCATCGCGAAGATCGAGAAGGTGGACCCGTACACGGTGCGCTTCACGCTCAACGAAGTGAACGCGCCGTTCATCCAGAACATGGCGATGGAATTCGCCTCGATCCTTTCGGCCGAATACGCTGACCAGCTGCTGAAGGCCGGCAAGGCCGCAGACATCAACCAGTATCCGGTGGGCACGGGTCCGTTTATCTTCCGCAGCTACACGAAGGACGCGACCATCCGCTTCGACGGCAACCCCGACTACTGGAAGCCGGGCGCGGTGAAGATCTCGAAGCTGATCTTCTCGATTACGCCGGACGCGAGCGTGCGCGTGCAGAAGCTCAAGCGCAACGAATGCCAGGTGATGAGCTATCCGCGCCCCGCCGACATCGCGCCGCTGAAGGCCGAGTCGGGCATCGCGATGCCGTCGCAGCCGGGCTTCAACCTGGGCTACCTCGCCTACAACGTCGAGCACAAGCCGCTCGACAAGGTGGAAGTGCGCGAGGCGCTGGACATGGCGATCAACAAGAAGGCGATCATCGATTCGGTCTACCAGGGCGCCGGCCAGGCGGCCACGAACCCGATGCCGCCGACGCAGTGGTCCTACGACAAGAACCTGAAGGCCGCGAGCTACGATCCCGAAAAGGCGAAGGCGCTGCTCGCGAAGGCCGGCTACCCGAACGGCTTCGAGATCACGCTGTGGGCCATGCCGGTGCAACGTCCGTACAACCCCAACGGCAAGCTGATGGGCGAAATGATCCAGGCCGACTGGGCCAAGATCGGCGTGAAGGCGAAGATCGTCACGTATGAATGGGGCGAATACATCAAGCGCGCACACGCGGGCGAACAGGACAGCATGCTGATCGGCTGGACGGGCGACAACGGCGACCCCGACAACTGGCTCGGCACCCTGCTGGGCTGTTCCGCGATCAACGGCAACAACTTCTCGCGGTGGTGCTACAAGCCGTTCGACGAACTCGTGCAGAAGGGCCGCGAAACGACGAGCCAGGCCGAGCGCACGAAGCTCTACACGCAGGCGCAGCAGATCTTCGCGCAGCAACTGCCGTTCTCGCCCATTGCCCACTCCACGGTCTACCAGCCGGTGAGCAAGAAGGTGACCGACATGCGCATCGATCCGCTCGGCTACGCCCGCTTCGACGGTGTCGGCGTGCAGTAA